One genomic segment of Erysipelotrichaceae bacterium 66202529 includes these proteins:
- the rpsF gene encoding 30S ribosomal protein S6, with product MKKYEIMYIVNASLDDAARTKVMDGLHKIITDHEGTIDKVDEWGVKEFAYEINHMKKGYYVVMNVTANNEGIHEFERLARINHSIVRYMIIKTQDEE from the coding sequence ATGAAAAAATATGAAATCATGTACATCGTGAACGCATCTTTGGATGATGCAGCACGCACAAAGGTAATGGATGGCTTACACAAAATCATTACTGACCACGAAGGTACTATCGACAAGGTAGACGAATGGGGCGTGAAAGAGTTCGCGTATGAAATCAATCACATGAAAAAAGGTTACTATGTTGTAATGAACGTAACTGCCAACAACGAAGGAATTCATGAATTCGAGCGTCTGGCACGTATCAACCACAGCATTGTACGTTATATGATTATCAAAACTCAGGACGAAGAGTAA